Genomic segment of Microcoleus sp. bin38.metabat.b11b12b14.051:
TCCCATGCGGGAATAGCACCAAGCAAAGACTCCGGCGTTATGATTGTCTCCTTGGTTGGGATTTTCAAACATATTCTGGAGATTGCAGATTAGTTCGCCGTTTGCACCTGCGGGAATTGTGGGTTGGTGCATATGGAGGGCGCAGGCGAATCCGGCTTGAATGTTTTCGAGGCGCAGATTTGTGGTATGTAAAAAGACTGGTTCTTTGCTGTTGACTGCGGCACTGATTTCTGCTTCAAAGCCACAAATGTTGGGTAATCCTGATTCAAGTTCTTTTAGAACCGATGGGTTGGGGGATGGTGCGATCGCAGACATAAGTTTTTCTCGCATAATTGTGGAGCGGCATTGTCTGCTATTGCTAAGATAGCTAGATAATTTAACAGTAGCAGACTCGTGCAAAATCTGGGATATATCGCAATCCTATTTCATTTGTGAATGAGATTGATTTAACTAAAGATGGCAAATTAAATAATTTACACAAGTTTGTGGGAGGGGCGGGAGAGCCCGTAAAGATCATAAGTTATTTAATTCTCATTCCTAGGTGCTTGCATGGCAAAGGAAGTGAAGAGAGAGAAAAAAATTAGTTGAAGTACGTTTGAGGGAGTTGTACGATCGATCTTTGGCACAAAACGATACAAACGGCGAGTGGCCTCAACAGCAGTTAACTTAAGCCTGAAAGTTAGACTGCGGTTGAAACCGCGCCTACAAAAACGTGTTAGCTTTCCCAAGGGTAGTCCGAGATCAGAGGGACTGAAGAACATAATATAAGCTTCACCGCCCGTTCTTCAACCCGCGGAGGCGGGTTTTGTTTGTGTAGACGCGGTTTCAACCGCCCAGTCTTCTGTATTTTAAGTATTTTTCCTGTATTCCCAATGGCCGACTTGCTTATTTACCGATAAATCCTATACTTTGTCAAGTTAAGAAAATATTTTTTGATTCATCCAGGAGTAAGCAGGAAAAATGTACATCGTACAAATTGCCTCAGAATGCGCCCCCGTCATCAAAGCAGGGGGTTTGGGCGACGTAGTTTATGGTTTGAGTCGCCAGTTGCAGAATTCCGGCCACACCGTCGAGATTATTCTGCCCAAGTACGACTGCATGAGGTATGACCATATTTGGGGGCTGCACGATGCCTATCGGGATCTGGCTGTACCCTGGTACGGCGGCGAAATCCTATGCGATGTGTACTGCGGCTGGGTGCATGGGGTGTTGTGCTTTTTCATTGAACCTCGATCGCAAGATAACTTTTTTAACCGGGGCTATTATTACGGTGGCAATGATGACAATATGCGGTTTGCATTTTTTAGCAAAGCTGCTTTAGAATTTTTGCTCAGAAGCAACAAGCGCCCGGATGTGATTCACTGTCACGATTGGCAAACTGGTTTGATTCCAGTCATGCTGTTTGAAGTTTATAAATACAATTGGATGGAAAATCAGCGAGTCTGCTATACCATTCACAATTTCAAACATCAAGGTATGGGCGGCAGCGAGGTTTTGCAAGCAACGGGTTTGAATCGAGATGATTATTATTTTCAGTACGATCGCCTCCAAGATAATTTTAACCCCTTTGCCATCAACTTTATGAAAGGGGGGATTGTCTACTCCAACTTTGTGACGACAGTTTCGCCACACCACGCTTGGGAATCTCACGTCGGCGAGTTCGGCTATGGGTTGGGCCACACTTTGCATATATATCAAGACAAGTTTCGCGGGGTGCTCAACGGCATCGATTACGATGTGTGGAATCCCGAGAGCGATCGCTACATTCCGCAGCACTACACTGCGGATGATTTGGCAGGAAAAGCCAAAACTAAAACAGCTTTGCGCGATCGGCTTTTCCTGCGCGATGCTGACAAGCCTATTATTACCTTTATCGGTCGTTTGGACGACCAAAAAGGCGTTCATCTCGTCCACCACGCAATTTATTACTGTCTGAGCAAAGGCGCGCAATTTGTGCTTTTGGGTTCGGCGACGGAAGCCGGAATTAATTCGCATTTCCAGCACGAAAAATGGGTTTTAAATGACAATCCAGACTGCCATTTGGAACTTGGTTTTAATGAGGAACTGTCGCACTTAATTTACGCAGGTGCGGATATCATTGTGGTGCCGAGCAATTACGAACCCTGCGGGCTGACTCAGATGATCGGGTTGCGGTACGGTACAGTGCCTGTGGTGCGCGGTGTGGGCGGTTTGGTGAATACGGTGTTCGATCGCGATTACGACACCAACCACAGCGCAGAAGAGCGCAACGGCTATGTATTTGAACAAACGGACTACTACGCTTTGGAGTCGGCGCTCGATCGCGCGATCGGATTGTGGTATGACTACCATGACGAATTTGAAAAACTCATGGTTCAAGGCATGAATTGTGACAATTCGTGGAAATATCCAGCCAAAGACTACGTGGAAATTTACGAGCTAATTCGACACAAATAATCCGTCAAGCGGGGGCTTGACTCACGTCACTAACTGTCCCGTGAGTCAAGCCCGCCCCTTTGCCGTATGTAAGGTGTGTGGCCCGAATGTCGAGCTTAGTTTCAAAATCTCGCTCTTTTATCCCGAGGGATATCTGGGATTTTGTGTAAGTGGTGTGATACCAATTGTGAAAAGTATTTATACATAGCGACATAGGCTGTGCTTAAGCTCGCTGCGGGGGGATTAAGGAAACGACCATGCTGTTTCTATACTCCAATATTTTAACAGTTACTATTAAATTGACAATTGCAGTAAGAATTGTGAATTTTATCAGAGAACGTGTCCGGTCGATTAGCATAACAATAACAGTTCGTTCGTAGTGCGGACTTCAGTCCGCTCTCAAGCTGCGGACTGAAGTCCGCACTACGAACCTTGATTATTGCGGTCAATCGACAGGACAAGATATGATTTATATAGTATAATGAGCGTTAAATCAGTTTTTGTATACCCACTATATTAATTACGATAAAACATGATTTAGCAACATAACAAATGAAAAATTCCATCGCAATTATATCTATTCTTTTGAATGTATGTTTAATATCTGCAAGCTTGCTTTATGCAGGAGGTCGGGGTTACTTGGGAAGATTTTTGGTGATGGCAAATGCCAATTATTTAGAACTGCCTACAGA
This window contains:
- the glgA gene encoding glycogen synthase GlgA translates to MYIVQIASECAPVIKAGGLGDVVYGLSRQLQNSGHTVEIILPKYDCMRYDHIWGLHDAYRDLAVPWYGGEILCDVYCGWVHGVLCFFIEPRSQDNFFNRGYYYGGNDDNMRFAFFSKAALEFLLRSNKRPDVIHCHDWQTGLIPVMLFEVYKYNWMENQRVCYTIHNFKHQGMGGSEVLQATGLNRDDYYFQYDRLQDNFNPFAINFMKGGIVYSNFVTTVSPHHAWESHVGEFGYGLGHTLHIYQDKFRGVLNGIDYDVWNPESDRYIPQHYTADDLAGKAKTKTALRDRLFLRDADKPIITFIGRLDDQKGVHLVHHAIYYCLSKGAQFVLLGSATEAGINSHFQHEKWVLNDNPDCHLELGFNEELSHLIYAGADIIVVPSNYEPCGLTQMIGLRYGTVPVVRGVGGLVNTVFDRDYDTNHSAEERNGYVFEQTDYYALESALDRAIGLWYDYHDEFEKLMVQGMNCDNSWKYPAKDYVEIYELIRHK